The Brachyspira hyodysenteriae ATCC 27164 sequence TAAACCAGGTAAGCTGTCTTTTAGCAAAATTTCTTGTACGCTTTTTAATAAGTTCAATAGTTTCATCTAAACTCATAGATTCATTTATCAAATAATCATAAATCTCTTTATAACCTATAGCCTGCATTGATGTATAACTATTATCTATTCCCATATCAATAATTTTTTTTACTTCATCAAGCAAGCCTTTTTCAAACATTATGTCAACTCTTTTATTAATATTATCATAAAGAGTTTCTCTATCAATATCAATAACATAACTCAAATAATCCAAATCAATAACCGGTTTTCTTAATTTTTTTAATTCTGAAAATTTTTTTCCAGTGTTATAATAAACTTCTAAAGCCCTTACAACACGCCTTGCATTAAATCTATCTATATTCTCTGCAGCTTCTTTATCAATATTCAAAAGCTCTGAATATAAACTTTCAAGTCCGTATTTATCTATTCTATCATAAAGTTCTTTTCTAATTTTCTGAGAAGCTTCTTGATTGTCATTTTCCTCATCAAAAATACCATATTTTATAGCATCTATATAAAATCCAGTGCCTCCTACACCAAATATTGGTATATTATCTATACTATTTATCACATCTTTAAATATATCAAGGTATTCTTTTATATTGAAATTGACAGAAGGTTCTAATATATCAACCATTTTATAATTGTATTTTTTTATTTCTTGTTGGGAAGGTTTGGCAGAGCCTATATCCATATATCTATAAACTTGTATGGAGTCTATAGATATTATGGCGGCATTATTGAAATAGTTATCTATTAATTTATGAGCAAAACTGCTTTTACCTGAAGCTGTTGCTCCTGATATAAATACAATATTTTTCACTATTTATTATTCA is a genomic window containing:
- the miaA gene encoding tRNA (adenosine(37)-N6)-dimethylallyltransferase MiaA; amino-acid sequence: MKNIVFISGATASGKSSFAHKLIDNYFNNAAIISIDSIQVYRYMDIGSAKPSQQEIKKYNYKMVDILEPSVNFNIKEYLDIFKDVINSIDNIPIFGVGGTGFYIDAIKYGIFDEENDNQEASQKIRKELYDRIDKYGLESLYSELLNIDKEAAENIDRFNARRVVRALEVYYNTGKKFSELKKLRKPVIDLDYLSYVIDIDRETLYDNINKRVDIMFEKGLLDEVKKIIDMGIDNSYTSMQAIGYKEIYDYLINESMSLDETIELIKKRTRNFAKRQLTWFRREEHRRINENDIDKVAEEIKSFYNIK